GCGCCGACATTTTATCCATCTTCGGTCTGGCGAGCACGATCATATTCTGTCATTACAGAAAAGCCTGTGCACAGATCACTTTACGGGCTTTTGCTGGCGCTACGCTAATAACGATATGTGATGTTTCTCACAATTTTAAGTCAGCCGGAAAAATTTGGCAGGATCGGTTGAAATCAGCGCTCGGAATGACCATCTCTTTCTTTACGGTCCCTTTGACCCTCCCATTCTGCTGTCTGGCTTGGCGCGAGACAGCCTCAACTCACAGGAGATATCGGTGCGCTGGTTACCGTTTGTGATCTTTTTTGTTCTGGCCTGGATTGAAATCACGCTTTTCATCAAGGTCGCGCATGTGATGGGCGTGCTGCTCACCATGCTACTGGTGATTTTCACCTCCTGTATTGGTGTCTCGCTGGTGAAAAATCAGGGCGTGAAAAACTTCATGCTGATGCAGGAGAAAATGGCGCGTAATGAAAGCCCGGCGGCGGAGATGATCAAAAGCGTTTCACTGATTATCTCGGGCTTTTTGCTGCTGCTGCCCGGCTTTTTCACCGATTTCCTCGGCTTACTGCTGCTGTTGCCGCCGGTGCAAAAGCACCTGACGCTGAAGCTGATGCCGCACCTGCGCGTCTGGCGTGGTCCCGGAGCCGGGCCGGACAGTGGTTTTACCGTGGATGGTGAGTACGAACGTAAAAACAACGATCGTATAGGCCAGGACAAAGATCAGTAATTTCCGAAAGGCGGCGCAAGCCGCCTTTTTGCTGGGTTTTTCGTCGTCTGTTACAAAAACGAAAATTTTTTCTGGTTTCCCCCTTGAAAGCCTTCTTATTAGCCCTAATCTCTTCCACCACGAGGCCGGAAGCCATGAAGCCCGGCGTTCAACCCCTAAAACTGAATGATTGGACTTTCTAAAGGAGAGCTATCACATGTCAATTCGTCCGTTACATGATCGCGTGATCGTCAAGCGTAAAGAAGTTGAAGCAAAATCAGCTGGCGGCATCGTTCTGACCGGTTCTGCGGCAGGCAAATCTACTCGTGGCGAAGTGGTTGCAGTAGGTAAAGGCCGTATCCTGGAAAACGGCAACATCCTGCCACTGGACGTTAAAGTGGGCGACGTGGTGATTTTCAACGAAGGTTACGGCGCAAAAACTGAGAAGATCGACAACGAAGAAGTTCTGATCATCTCTGAAAGCGACATTCTGGCGATTGTTGAAGCGTAATTTTTACGCGTAATTCACTGAACGAAACGAATTTAAGGGATATTTGAAATGGCAGCTAAAGACGTAAAATTCGGTAATGACGCACGCGTAAAAATGTTGCGTGGCGTGAACGTACTGGCAGATGCAGTAAAAGTTACCCTGGGCCCGAAAGGCCGTAACGTGGTTCTGGATAAATCTTTTGGTGCACCGACCATCACTAAAGATGGTGTTTCTGTGGCACGTGAAATCGAACTGGAAGACAAGTTCGAAAACATGGGTGCGCAGATGGTGAAAGAAGTGGCCTCTAAAGCGAATGACGCAGCAGGCGACGGCACCACCACTGCAACCGTACTGGCACAGGCTATCGTTAACGAAGGTCTGAAAGCTGTTGCGGCTGGCATGAACCCGATGGACCTGAAGCGCGGTATCGACAAAGCCGTTATCGCTGCGGTTGAGCAGCTGAAAGCGCTGTCAGTTCCGTGCTCTGACTCTAAAGCCATTGCTCAGGTTGGTACCATTTCTGCCAACTCCGATGAAAGCGTCGGCACCCTGATCGCTCAGGCGATGGAAAAAGTGGGTAAAGAAGGCGTGATCACCGTTGAAGAAGGTACCGGCCTGCAAGACGAGCTGGACGTGGTTGAAGGTATGCAGTTCGACCGTGGTTACCTCTCTCCGTACTTCATCAACAAGCCAGAAACCGGTGCTGTTGAACTGGAAAGCCCGTTCATTCTGCTGGCTGACAAGAAAATCTCTAACATCCGCGAAATGCTGCCGGTGCTGGAAGCCGTTGCCAAAGCTGGCAAACCGCTGCTGATCATCGCTGAAGACGTGGAAGGCGAAGCGCTGGCTACGCTGGTGGTTAACACCATGCGCGGTATCGTGAAAGTGGCTGCGGTGAAAGCACCGGGCTTCGGCGACCGTCGTAAAGCCATGCTGCAGGATATCGCTATCCTGACTGGCGGTACTGTTATCTCTGAAGAGATCGGTATGGAGCTGGAAAAAGCGGCACTGGAAGACCTCGGCCAGGCAAAACGCGTCGTGATCAACAAAGACACCACTACCATCATCGACGGTGTGGGCGACGAAGGCGCTATCTCTGGTCGCGTGACTCAGATTCGTCAGCAGATCGAAGAAGCAACTTCTGATTACGACAAAGAAAAACTGCAGGAGCGCGTAGCGAAACTGGCAGGCGGCGTGGCCGTACTGAAAGTGGGCGC
The DNA window shown above is from Pantoea sp. At-9b and carries:
- a CDS encoding FxsA family protein, with the translated sequence MRWLPFVIFFVLAWIEITLFIKVAHVMGVLLTMLLVIFTSCIGVSLVKNQGVKNFMLMQEKMARNESPAAEMIKSVSLIISGFLLLLPGFFTDFLGLLLLLPPVQKHLTLKLMPHLRVWRGPGAGPDSGFTVDGEYERKNNDRIGQDKDQ
- a CDS encoding co-chaperone GroES, whose protein sequence is MSIRPLHDRVIVKRKEVEAKSAGGIVLTGSAAGKSTRGEVVAVGKGRILENGNILPLDVKVGDVVIFNEGYGAKTEKIDNEEVLIISESDILAIVEA
- the groL gene encoding chaperonin GroEL (60 kDa chaperone family; promotes refolding of misfolded polypeptides especially under stressful conditions; forms two stacked rings of heptamers to form a barrel-shaped 14mer; ends can be capped by GroES; misfolded proteins enter the barrel where they are refolded when GroES binds), whose protein sequence is MAAKDVKFGNDARVKMLRGVNVLADAVKVTLGPKGRNVVLDKSFGAPTITKDGVSVAREIELEDKFENMGAQMVKEVASKANDAAGDGTTTATVLAQAIVNEGLKAVAAGMNPMDLKRGIDKAVIAAVEQLKALSVPCSDSKAIAQVGTISANSDESVGTLIAQAMEKVGKEGVITVEEGTGLQDELDVVEGMQFDRGYLSPYFINKPETGAVELESPFILLADKKISNIREMLPVLEAVAKAGKPLLIIAEDVEGEALATLVVNTMRGIVKVAAVKAPGFGDRRKAMLQDIAILTGGTVISEEIGMELEKAALEDLGQAKRVVINKDTTTIIDGVGDEGAISGRVTQIRQQIEEATSDYDKEKLQERVAKLAGGVAVLKVGAATEVEMKEKKARVEDALHATRAAVEEGVVAGGGVALVRVAAKLTELKGQNEDQNVGIKVALRAMEAPLRQIVSNAGEEPSVVANNVKAGDGNYGYNAQTEEYGNMIDFGILDPTKVTRSALQYAASVAGLMITTECMVTDLPKGDAPDLGAGAGGMGGMGGMGGMM